One Sphingomonas sp. OV641 genomic window carries:
- a CDS encoding exodeoxyribonuclease VII small subunit — MDNPVESMTFEAALKELESIVARLESGETPLQDAIELYERGNALRARCAERLDAAQARIEAIRLDAEGRATTTPFTAG, encoded by the coding sequence ATGGACAATCCCGTGGAGAGCATGACGTTCGAGGCCGCGCTGAAGGAGCTCGAGTCGATCGTCGCACGTCTCGAGTCCGGGGAAACCCCGCTGCAGGACGCAATCGAGCTTTACGAACGCGGCAACGCGCTGCGCGCACGCTGCGCGGAGCGGCTGGACGCCGCCCAGGCGCGGATCGAGGCGATCCGGCTGGATGCCGAGGGCCGGGCCACCACCACGCCCTTCACCGCCGGATGA